DNA from Castor canadensis chromosome 3, mCasCan1.hap1v2, whole genome shotgun sequence:
gggtgggggcggtAGAGTCAGTAGCGACGTGCGAGAGCGCCCTGGGCCTGCCCGCTCCCCACTCCCGGTGCGACGCCCCCAATCTCCCTGCaattaacacagaaaaacaattaaCAGCAAAAAGGGCCTGGAGGGGCCGgcgggggtggggacaggggaggCGTCGGCTCGGCGAGCTTTGGGCTCACAACTCACAagagcttttgtgtgtgtgtgtgcgtgtgtgtgtgatcGCGGCCACCGCCAGGCTCGGGGCAGGGATCCGAGGGGTCGCCTCCGGGAGGCGGGGGCGCACGGCCCGAAGCCCGCCACCCCGTGGGGCAGCAGATGCGTGCGTGGAGGGCGCGCGCGGGAGcgctggaaagttgaagaaacaaactcGCACATGACAAGGAGCTGGGACCGCGCGGGGTTTGAGCGGAGTCCAAATGTTCATCGGGCTCCCAGAAGCCGAGCGCAGAGCCCAGGGGAACTGGGTGTGGGGGGTGTTCTAAGGGAAGGAAGGGACGGGAAAGGCAGGCAGCCGGCGGcggagggcgggggggggggtggtccGAGGCAGGCAAAAGTTGGATCGACTTGAAAGCTTGGCGAGGAGGAGGGTAGGGAAAAGGAGGGGATCGTGCAGGCCCGAGAGGCCGAGATCCTCAGAGCCCTCCTCTCGGAGGGACTGTCCCCTCGGAGACCCCCGGGCTCGCCTCCCCGGCGGGCGCTACTCCGGGCAGGCCAGAGGAGCTCACTTACTTCGGGGCTGAAGTTGCTGCTTTGGGCCGAGCCGAGGGAGGCGAGAGCGGTACCGAGCGTGAGCAGGGGGAGCAGGAGGCTGCGGGAGGTTCGCGGGGAGGGAGACATGGTCCAAGTTTTCGGGGCGGCCGGACCGAGCGGGCTCCGCAGCGGGCCCACGCCCTGGGGTAGCCGCTGCTCCCTCGGCGCCTTTGTCTTCCGCAGGCACTGACTTTGGATCCCTGGATCACTGCGGCGAGGAGGTGAGGGGATTGTTCTTGAAAGTACCCGTTCGCTCTTCTCTTTCTCGTTTTTTGATCTTTCTTCTGCTTAGTCTGCGAACTGGGTTGGAAGCCCTCTCTACTCTCTCCTTTAGTCCCTCCCTTCTCCCGCAGCCTCTCCTCCGCCCCCGCCCCAATGCCCTCCTTTCCTGGTGGGGACGTGGTTTGTTTCAGTCTGAATCCAATTACAGCCAAGAGctggagaagggggaaaaaaaaaaaaacaaaacaccaaacccAAAGTTGCTTTTCTGTGGTGCAGGCTGCCATCTGCAGGGGTTGAGACCATAGCCAACAACTGGGAGCTGTAGGGGGACCCAGGGGACCGGGGATGTGTGGGAAACTTTCTCTTCCTAAGCACATTTTGGGTGGCTTGATTCCCGTGGTATTCAGCATTTATCTCACCTCAGAGGGGAAGTATTGAAAGCCTGGGTGGCTAGGGCCAACAAGGAACTCAGGGTtccctggtggtggtggtggggagtggTCTTCCATGTGTGAGGAAGGTTGGCAAAGGGACATTTACTAAGTTAGAAGGTTACCTGTTGTTAACCACCTctgtccctcccctgcccccaaacCATAATCAAACCCACTACCAAACAAACCCAACTACACTGATGGATCTGGGATCCATCCTTATAGAAAGACAAATGTGCTCTTTATTATTGTCCTCTTGAATGGTGGCCACTAAGTGAGGACTGGCTTCAGTTCTAGGGATTAAGGCCATGGAACTGGGGAAAAGCACATCGGGTTTGTCGAAATTGCTGGAATAGAGGGAAGGAATGGTAGTTAGGACTTTGGAGTTTCATTGTGCCTTTATAATGGGAAAGGAGACAATTCCTTAGAGTAAAATCTTCAGTGACTGACTGGACTCAGAACAAAGAGTGAGGTATgcagggaagggggtgggggaggcacaCTGAAGCTGACATGAGAAAGGGACACAGATAAGAGGTTGAGAACTAGATCTAGAAAAAGCAGCACAAAAGAGCACAACAGAAGCAGGAAAAGTGTGGGAGACAGAAAATTCGACCATCAGCGAAATCTAAGATCCAAGAATTGCATCTGGTCAGCGAGAGAGGAAAGAGGtagtggggagaggaagggagggaaagcaaGGGAAGCAATAAAGGAGGGTTGGATAGAAATTAGGTCAGGTAGGAAGCTCCGGAAATCCCAGAGATCCAGGAACTATCACATTTGTAGCAGAAAGATGGATGTCCAGTGCTCTGTACTGGAACAGGAACAAAGGTCCTTTGCCCTCAGAATCCATGGGTGTGCTCATGATCAACAAAATGAAAGCCTTCCCAGGTCCTGGGCAGCTTTCAGTTTGTAGAATGGTGGGGATTAGTTCCACAGTGACTGCTTTGGGGCTGAGTCCCTGTGtgagtggggggggggtgggtgggtggaagcCCCTCTTCAAACAACCTTGAATTTTAAGTCAGAACCATGGAGACTTTAGAACCCAACTCCTTCACTAGAATATGAAATAGCCAAGTTTGATTCTTTCCATGTCTGCCTTCCCAGTGGGGGTCTCCTCCTGGATCATGTATCTGAGCCTTAGGAAAACGAGTACCAGTTGCTTACCAAGAAGGGGACCTCAGCTGGAATCTTTTTTCATCAAAACCTTTATTAAATGTGAACTGCACATGACCAACCTGTGTATGAGTTACTAATGACTTTAGTACCTGGCTAAACCAAGTATTGCCCTCTTTTCAGATATTGGGAGGGTGAATGGAAGGTTAGGGAAGATAGTTGAAGGGTCTTATACACATATACTAAATAGAACAAACCCTCTCACAATTGCTCTGgggggaggggttgagggggagagatggtaggGGTAACCTAAAATTGCACAATGTAAACTTACTTggcattgtcacaatgaatccccctctgcaacaaatatatcctaataaaaatgtaagaaaaagaaaaaaaggagcagaTACTGCACATAGCTTGTGCCAGTCATATGGGCTGCAAAGGAGGGCATAAGAATCCCAGAGCAAATTCGGAGTGTTAAGAGTGCTTGGCtagcttgcacaaggccctgggttcaatctccagcacaagaaaaaatacaaaccatAACAAAGCAAAACCTCCCAAAACTGCAGAACAAGATTTAGCTGAACTGGAATGGAGTGCAGGATGAGGAAGGCCATTGAGCCAAGCCTTCCAAACAGTGATCTTACAGCCTGTCTTGCCTGGTATCAGAGTCCTTTTAAAAGAAGACAGAACATATAGGCTCTCTTCTGCCTGGGATGAGGCATCCAGGTGATAGAAAAAAGTCAGAGAGAGGCTGGGGAAGAGGTCAGGAGTTGCTTTTTATTGACTTGGAAGTGGGCTCTGTAGTGAAGCCCCTTTGGGTATAAGAGcatttttctgcttcctttcttcttcctgcaacTTCTCTTTCTGCCTGAGctcccatgtctgtaatccagcgTCTATTTCCTGTGACAGCAGTACAACTCGTCTCTGAAACAGacaggaaaacagtatggataACATCTGGGACTTGTGTATCGCACCATTATATCCTTTCTTTCACAAAGTCAGAGGTTTCGGCTGGAAATTGACACTGCTGACTGGGGAATGAGTTAGGAAGCAGAAGGGAGGTAGCAAAATGTGAGGTAGAATGCCTCTAATTGGTTTCTGCCCTAGGAGTGCCCCAGTTGATTCCTTCTCACAGTGCTATTAAGCCATCTGGCTGGCCAGGTACTGatgctcatgtctataattctagctactcaggaggtagagatcaggaggatc
Protein-coding regions in this window:
- the Mrpl52 gene encoding large ribosomal subunit protein mL52 isoform X5, which gives rise to MKGQLRRKAQREKFARRVVLLSQEIDAGLQTWELRQKEKLQEEERKQKNALIPKGASLQSPLPSQ